Part of the Terriglobales bacterium genome, CCAACGACTTGGCGAGCAGCGTCTTCAGGACCTTGGGATCGACGTCGGAAAGCCTAGCAATGTGGAGACAACTCCCACTGAGCGCGTGCTTGCCCAGTTTTTGCAGGAGGGCCTTCTCGGCCGAAGCCATGTTGTAGACGACGCTCGCAGTCTTGCGCGGCGAGAAGCACAGCAGCGGCATGTCGCCTTCGCGGCCGCTGGCGTAGCGGTAGTGGCAGCTGCCGAAGCCGACGATGGATGGCCCCCACATCCTGGGCCTCTGGCGCGACACGGATCGCATGAGCTTGACCAGCGCCTTGGCGTCGGCACGGCGAGCTTGGGGCAGCGAATCGAGGAAGCGGTCCACGCTGGCTTGGGTGGCCTGGGTCTTGTTTTCCGACATGCTCTCTCCCGTTGTGGATGCGGAAGGGTAACAGATGGCGGCAACGCGGAATAGGGGGATTTGGAAGCAGTTGGCCTCGGGATCGTTCGCGCGAGGGGCTGCGCCCGCTCCGGGCAGCTTCACCTCTTCGTGCTAGACTCGCTCGCCATGAAAACCAGGTGGCGCAGAAGGACGTGGATGCTGGCCGGGCTGGCCGTGTGGCTGGGATGCTGCGGGTGCCGGTCGCAGCCCAAAGCCCTCCCGGTGCGCACCCGGG contains:
- a CDS encoding DUF1801 domain-containing protein, with product MSENKTQATQASVDRFLDSLPQARRADAKALVKLMRSVSRQRPRMWGPSIVGFGSCHYRYASGREGDMPLLCFSPRKTASVVYNMASAEKALLQKLGKHALSGSCLHIARLSDVDPKVLKTLLAKSLAKMRAQYGK